From the Deltaproteobacteria bacterium genome, the window CCGCATGCAGTCTTGGAAATTTATCCAGAAGCTTCGTATCATCGAGAAGTCGATTGAGAATCGCGCAGCTGCTGGTGGCGAAGCATTCTACCCCTACGACGCACGTGCGATGATGACCATCAACAGCACAGAGTTCAACGCGAATCACACCATTGATACCCGCGCAGAATTCAACGAGACGGTTATCGAAGCATCTTACGATAAGCCGGTATTGGTGAAGTACGGTCTTACGTACTGCGCTCACTGTATGCTTCTTG encodes:
- a CDS encoding thioredoxin family protein, which encodes RMQSWKFIQKLRIIEKSIENRAAAGGEAFYPYDARAMMTINSTEFNANHTIDTRAEFNETVIEASYDKPVLVKYGLTYCAHCMLLEQLGSVPAVAEKYGDAMDVKKLWWNPHDTAYADLNDIAGENGVTSSPMFILYKDGEIVKSGYGFPDETGAGLEDFLKGHIEEPAVA